From Fundulus heteroclitus isolate FHET01 chromosome 14, MU-UCD_Fhet_4.1, whole genome shotgun sequence, the proteins below share one genomic window:
- the zgc:101810 gene encoding actin-related protein 2 has product MDSQGRKVVVCDNGTGFVKCGFAGSNFPEHIFPALVGRPIIRSSTKVGNIEIKDLMVGDEASECRSLLEVSYPMENGMVRCWEDMLHLWDYTFGPDRLNISPSECKILLTEPPMNPTKNREKIAEVMFEKYQFHGIYVAIQAVLTLYAQGLLTGVVVDSGDGVTHICPVYEGFSLPHLTRRLDIAGRDITRYLIKLLLLRGYAFNHTADFETVRMLKEKLCYVGYNIEQEQRLALETTYLVESYTLPDGREVNVGGERFGAPEALFQPHLINIEGAGVAELLFNTIQAADIDLRADFYKHIVLSGGTTMYPGLPSRLEREIKQLYLERVLDGDTEKLSKFKIRIEDPPRRKHMVFLGGAVLANIMKDKDSFWLSREEYNEKGLGVLQKLGGGVR; this is encoded by the exons ATGGACAGCCAGGGGAGGAAGGTGGTGGTTTGTGACAATGGGACAGGG TTTGTCAAGTGCGGCTTTGCTGGGTCCAACTTCCCCGAGCATATCTTCCCAGCCTTGGTGGGGAGGCCGATCATACGGTCAAGCACCAAAGTGGGCAACATTGAGATTAAG GATCTGATGGTTGGCGATGAAGCCAGCGAGTGCCGCTCCCTGCTGGAGGTGTCCTACCCCATGGAGAACGGCATGGTGCGATGTTGGGAAGACATGCTGCACCTGTGGGACTATACCTTTGGCCCAGATCGTCTCAATATCAGTCCATCAGAATGCAAG aTCTTGCTTACTGAGCCACCAATGAACCCCACCAAGAACCGAGAGAAAATTGCTGAGGTCATGTTTGAAAAGTACCAGTTTCATGGCATCTATGTGGCGATTCAGGCTGTACTCACCCTGTACGCCCAGG gtTTGCTTACTGGCGTGGTTGTAGACTCAGGAGACGGTGTCACCCACATCTGTCCAGTTTACGAGGGCTTTTCTTTACCCCACCTCACACGCAGGTTGGACATTGCAGGACGTGACATCACTCGCTACCTCATTAAA CTCCTGCTGCTGCGCGGCTATGCCTTCAATCACACAGCCGACTTTGAGACCGTGCGAATGTTGAAGGAGAAGCTCTGCTACGTCGGATACAACATCGAACAAGAGCAGCGCCTGGCCCTGGAGACCACCTATCTGGTAGAGTCCTACACG CTCCCTGATGGCCGTGAGGTGAACGTCGGCGGAGAACGATTCGGGGCCCCAGAAGCTCTTTTCCAGCCTCATCTCATCAACATAGAAGGAGCCGGCGTGGCTGAACTGCTCTTTAACACCATCCAGGCTGCAGACATTGACCTTAG GGCTGACTTCTACAAGCACATCGTTCTGTCAGGCGGGACCACCATGTACCCTGGCCTTCCATCCAGACTGGAAAGGGAGATCAAGCAACTCTACCTGGAGAGGGTGCTTGACGGAGACACTGAGAAACTATCA AAGTTTAAGATCCGAATCGAAGACCCACCAAGACGCAAGCACATGGTGTTCCTGGGCGGAGCTGTGCTGGCCAACATCATGAAAGACAAGGACAGCTTCTGGCTGAGCAGAGAGGAATACAACGAGAAGGGCCTGGGAGTGCTGCAAAAACTGGGAGGGGGAGTCAGATAA
- the six7 gene encoding SIX homeobox 7 — protein MFPLPMFTPDQVARVCENLEETGDIERLGRFLWSLPAAVPGSAGEALNRHESVMRARALVAFHTGNFEALYQILQSHRFTRESHAKLQDLWLDAHYREAERLRGRPLGPVEKYRIRKKFPLPRTIWDGEQKTHCFKERTRSLLREWYLQDPYPNPSRKRHLAQATGLTPTQVGNWFKNRRQRDRAASAKNRLQQDPSVLPAEGSPNGALQERHPHPHLGSPEASDCSTETERRGTGASTPEISVSSDGEFES, from the exons ATGTTCCCGCTTCCCATGTTCACGCCTGACCAGGTGGCTCGGGTGTGCGAGAACCTGGAGGAGACGGGGGATATCGAGCGCCTGGGCCGGTTCCTCTGGTCGCTGCCCGCCGCCGTGCCCGGCTCGGCGGGGGAGGCGCTCAACCGGCACGAGTCCGTGATGCGCGCCAGAGCGCTGGTCGCCTTCCACACCGGCAACTTCGAAGCGCTGtaccagatcctccagagccaccGGTTCACCCGGGAGTCCCACGCCAAGCTCCAAGACCTTTGGCTCGATGCGCACTACAGGGAGGCGGAGAGGCTCAGAGGCCGGCCGCTGGGCCCCGTGGAGAAGTACCGGATAAGGAAGAAGTTCCCTCTGCCCCGCACCATTTGGGACGGCGAGCAAAAGACACACTGCTTTAAG GAACGAACTCGGAGCTTGCTGAGAGAGTGGTACCTCCAGGATCCCTATCCCAACCCGTCCAGGAAACGCCACTTGGCCCAAGCCACGGGACTCACACCGACACAGGTCGGCAACTGGTTCAAGAACCGCCGGCAAAGAGACCGCGCCGCATCGGCAAAGAACAG GCTTCAACAGGACCCATCCGTCCTGCCCGCGGAGGGCTCCCCTAACGGCGCCCTTCAGGAGCGCCACCCTCACCCCCACCTCGGCAGCCCAGAGGCGAGCGACTGTAGCACGGAGACTGAGCGCAGAGGGACGGGGGCCTCGACTCCAGAGATCTCCGTCAGCAGCGACGGCGAGTTTGAGTCTTGA